A genomic stretch from Neodiprion fabricii isolate iyNeoFabr1 chromosome 3, iyNeoFabr1.1, whole genome shotgun sequence includes:
- the LOC124178369 gene encoding THAP domain-containing protein 2-like isoform X3, which yields MPYCVASNCKNRSFSKSQKQCEVEVENKVTFHLLPKNIERRRIWLDTIGLTNTSVPKYAYLCSCHFSPESFDRTSAFKVRLKDDAVPNVCIQDNAVLQETCSVDRERECSECIEFFLADEVTLHLDAAEPSSSIDQVCESANKRPRIDSPSKDFKQKNVSCQTPQPPRCIDKGTWVSKSLIATSPTKERLRHIIKELMESHRNEIKHLKETAQRTKKRIATLRYVMGELGKRKDLNLQELDVLIDIGIS from the exons ATGCCTTATTGTGTAGCGTCTAACTGCAAAAACAGATCTTTCTCAAAATCACAAAAACAATGTGAGGTCGAAGTAGAGAATAAGGTTACATTTCACCT TCTTCCGAAAAATATTGAGAGGCGTAGGATATGGCTTGATACGATAGGGTTGACGAACACAAGTGTGCCAAAGTATGCTTACTTATGTTCATGTCATTTTTCACCGGAATCATTCGATCGAACATCTGCCTTCAAAGTTAGGCTGAAAGATGATGCTGTTCCAAAT GTTTGCATTCAGGACAATGCTGTCTTGCAAGAGACATGCAGTGTTGATAGAGAACGCGAATGCTCTGAatgcatagaattttttctcgCAGATGAAGTCACATTGCACCTTGATGCAGCGGAACCTTCATCTTCAATTGATCAAGTTTGTGAATCGGCAAATAAAAGGCCGAGAATTGATAGTC CATCAAAGGATTTTaagcaaaaaaatgtttcttgtCAAACGCCACAACCGCCAAGATGTATCGATAAAGGTACGTGGGTATCGAAATCGTTGATTGCAACTTCTCCCACAAAGGAACGCCTACGTCACATCATCAAAGAGCTGATGGAATCACATCGAAACGAGATCAAACATCTAAAAGAAACAGCACAGCGGACAAAGAAACGCATTGCTACCTTACGATATGTGATGGGTGAATTAGGAAAACGAAAAGATCTCAATCTTCAGGAGCTGGATGTTTTAATCGATATTG GTATTTCGTAA
- the LOC124178369 gene encoding uncharacterized protein LOC124178369 isoform X2, producing the protein MPYCVASNCKNRSFSKSQKQCEVEVENKVTFHLLPKNIERRRIWLDTIGLTNTSVPKYAYLCSCHFSPESFDRTSAFKVRLKDDAVPNDNAVLQETCSVDRERECSECIEFFLADEVTLHLDAAEPSSSIDQVCESANKRPRIDSPSKDFKQKNVSCQTPQPPRCIDKGTWVSKSLIATSPTKERLRHIIKELMESHRNEIKHLKETAQRTKKRIATLRYVMGELGKRKDLNLQELDVLIDIGKSNADLLKRVVQKSTHATVPK; encoded by the exons ATGCCTTATTGTGTAGCGTCTAACTGCAAAAACAGATCTTTCTCAAAATCACAAAAACAATGTGAGGTCGAAGTAGAGAATAAGGTTACATTTCACCT TCTTCCGAAAAATATTGAGAGGCGTAGGATATGGCTTGATACGATAGGGTTGACGAACACAAGTGTGCCAAAGTATGCTTACTTATGTTCATGTCATTTTTCACCGGAATCATTCGATCGAACATCTGCCTTCAAAGTTAGGCTGAAAGATGATGCTGTTCCAAAT GACAATGCTGTCTTGCAAGAGACATGCAGTGTTGATAGAGAACGCGAATGCTCTGAatgcatagaattttttctcgCAGATGAAGTCACATTGCACCTTGATGCAGCGGAACCTTCATCTTCAATTGATCAAGTTTGTGAATCGGCAAATAAAAGGCCGAGAATTGATAGTC CATCAAAGGATTTTaagcaaaaaaatgtttcttgtCAAACGCCACAACCGCCAAGATGTATCGATAAAGGTACGTGGGTATCGAAATCGTTGATTGCAACTTCTCCCACAAAGGAACGCCTACGTCACATCATCAAAGAGCTGATGGAATCACATCGAAACGAGATCAAACATCTAAAAGAAACAGCACAGCGGACAAAGAAACGCATTGCTACCTTACGATATGTGATGGGTGAATTAGGAAAACGAAAAGATCTCAATCTTCAGGAGCTGGATGTTTTAATCGATATTGGTAAATCAAATGCAGATCTGCTTAAACGAGTGGTTCAAAAGTCAACGCATGCCACAGTACCCAAGTAA
- the LOC124178369 gene encoding THAP domain-containing protein 2-like isoform X1 has protein sequence MPYCVASNCKNRSFSKSQKQCEVEVENKVTFHLLPKNIERRRIWLDTIGLTNTSVPKYAYLCSCHFSPESFDRTSAFKVRLKDDAVPNVCIQDNAVLQETCSVDRERECSECIEFFLADEVTLHLDAAEPSSSIDQVCESANKRPRIDSPSKDFKQKNVSCQTPQPPRCIDKGTWVSKSLIATSPTKERLRHIIKELMESHRNEIKHLKETAQRTKKRIATLRYVMGELGKRKDLNLQELDVLIDIGKSNADLLKRVVQKSTHATVPK, from the exons ATGCCTTATTGTGTAGCGTCTAACTGCAAAAACAGATCTTTCTCAAAATCACAAAAACAATGTGAGGTCGAAGTAGAGAATAAGGTTACATTTCACCT TCTTCCGAAAAATATTGAGAGGCGTAGGATATGGCTTGATACGATAGGGTTGACGAACACAAGTGTGCCAAAGTATGCTTACTTATGTTCATGTCATTTTTCACCGGAATCATTCGATCGAACATCTGCCTTCAAAGTTAGGCTGAAAGATGATGCTGTTCCAAAT GTTTGCATTCAGGACAATGCTGTCTTGCAAGAGACATGCAGTGTTGATAGAGAACGCGAATGCTCTGAatgcatagaattttttctcgCAGATGAAGTCACATTGCACCTTGATGCAGCGGAACCTTCATCTTCAATTGATCAAGTTTGTGAATCGGCAAATAAAAGGCCGAGAATTGATAGTC CATCAAAGGATTTTaagcaaaaaaatgtttcttgtCAAACGCCACAACCGCCAAGATGTATCGATAAAGGTACGTGGGTATCGAAATCGTTGATTGCAACTTCTCCCACAAAGGAACGCCTACGTCACATCATCAAAGAGCTGATGGAATCACATCGAAACGAGATCAAACATCTAAAAGAAACAGCACAGCGGACAAAGAAACGCATTGCTACCTTACGATATGTGATGGGTGAATTAGGAAAACGAAAAGATCTCAATCTTCAGGAGCTGGATGTTTTAATCGATATTGGTAAATCAAATGCAGATCTGCTTAAACGAGTGGTTCAAAAGTCAACGCATGCCACAGTACCCAAGTAA